The Pontibacter korlensis sequence TGCATTCTGATCAAATGTGAGGGGGCTTTGGACATATGCCTCATCCGAAAAGATGATCAAGCCAATACGATCCGAATTGAAACGGCTTATAAGGCGCAGTATCTCACGTTTTGCTTTCTCCAGGCGCGAGGGTTGTACATCGGTAGCGTCCATCGACTTGGAAAGATCAACGGCAATATATAAGTCTTTACCTATCGTACGAATTTCCTTCTTCATAGCGCCAAAGGAGGGGCCAAGTATAGCAATCACTAAGAGGAGAAGGTAAAGGTGGCGCAGCAAAAATTTAATCCACACCCCGTGCGGGCGCTGCTTAAAGAATTGGGCTACCCTGCGTACGCGCAATAAATAGCCAATGTACAGCACAAAAAAAATTGCACCGAACAAAATCTCCAGCAAAGTAAGGGTCTGATACCAGGTCATTGAAAAAAGATTGGCTAGCGCTGGTCTAAAGATTAAGCCGGAACTGCCAGTTACAAATATACTAAACACTGCCATACCTGGTATGCTCAGCTGTAAAGCATCAGCATAGTTTCTGTGGGAAAGAAGGAAATGGCAGGCTACATTACATGTTTAAGATAGGAGAGGGTGTAGGAGCTAAAATTTTTTTGATTTTTTTTAACTAAAACAAGCTCTGCTGTATCAGTGAGTTAGCTTTTTATTTGGCGGGAAAGGTAAATTGTTTGGCGGGAATTTTCGAGGAAGGTATTGCGTTGTAAAAGTTCATGTAGTATGTTTGCAATCTCTTAAGCAGTAAGAGAAACACACGGAGAGGTGGGTGAGTGGCTTAAACCAGCAGTTTGCTAAACTGCCGTACTCGTAAGGGTACCGGGGGTTCGAATCCCCCCTTCTCCGCTGTAAGATGAAGATGAAAAAGTTTCAAAAAAGGTTTTGCGAAACAAAAAAACTTCACTTACCTTTGCATCGCAATAAGATAAGGCAGCTGAAAAGTTGTTAATCCGAAAGCGAAAATAGTTCGGGGTGTAGCGTAGCCCGGTATCGCGCCACATTTGGGATGTGGAGGTCGTAGGTTCGAATCCTGCCACCCCGACTAAAAAATTTCGGAAGAGATTCCGAAATTTTTTGTTTAAGGGTAGAGCGTTAGCTCTCTTTAAAACGATGGTCTCGTAGCTCAGCTGGATAGAGCAACTGCCTTCTAAGCAGTAGGTCTTTGGTTCGAATCCAAACGGGATCACAAAAAGCCTCTATACGTGCAGTATAGAGGCTTTTTTGTTTTGCCTATCCGACGCGTCTTTCCAGTTCGTTCAGCTGGTTTAATTTCTTCCTGGTGTCCTAATATTGTTGTGCACCTCCAGCCGATTGGGCTTTATCCTATTACCACTGCTTTTCCTCCTTCAAATCAAACACACGGGAGATGTTAAAGCCAAAGTAAATGTCTCCGTTAGACCAGTAGCCCGTGTTCTGTGGCACGAAGAATTTCTCAACCATGCCCTGTGCGTTGGTAAGGATGAGCTGGAACACGTGTCCACCAGTCTCAATGTCGAAACCTAAGGAGAGGGCATTTCGGAAATCCTCACGTGTCTGGTCGGAAAGCAGGTAGTAATATTCTGCGTTAATGGAAGTCCTGCTGGTGAGCTTGATACGGCCGCCGACTCCCAAGGCATACACATTGTTCTCCTCAGTGCGGGTGAGCACCAGGTTGCGGTGCACCAGCGTAGGGGAGAGTTGGAGTGAGAGCCGATCTGAAAATTTCCGTGCTAGCAGCGCCTGGTATGTATAGGTGAGCCGGTGCTCGAAATCAAAGTTATGCTCACCCTCCGGCCACCTAAGCGAGCGCACGGCGGTGCTGGTAAATATTGTGAGTGTTAGGGGCATCACACGGCCTGCGCCTTCCTGCTGCTGCAGGAGCTTGTACTTCAGAAAACCGTCGAAGGTCTTCTCCAGTGAACTCCGCCCGATGCCTACGGTCAACCTATCGGTAAGGCCATACTCCAGCCCCAGTCGGATAATGGCCTGGTCGAGCCCAAAGAATTCGTAGGCGCCGCTGTTGAGGGTGCCAAATCGGTGGGAAATAAGAAAAAGCAGTTCGCCCTCGCCATTGGTTTCTACGGAATGCCCATTGGCAAGGCGTGTGGCCTTAAAGGTGCCCGTTACCAAGTTAGTGGTAGCGCTGTCACTGTTTACTACCACCTCCAGCAAGTCATCCTGTGCCTGTGCCGCATTCAGAATCAAGTAGCCTATGCCTATCAGAAAGTACTTTTTAAACATAGCTTAAAGGCTGTTGCCCTTTAATGGTTCGTAAACTATATCCACTGTGATGTCAATGCGCCTGGCGATATTGTTTCGCACCAGCCGTGGTATCTTAATATCAAATTCCTGGGGTGTAACAGAGAAGGTGGATCTGCCGAGCAGTTGCCCCGCCTTTACTTCCAG is a genomic window containing:
- a CDS encoding DUF5777 family beta-barrel protein — its product is MFKKYFLIGIGYLILNAAQAQDDLLEVVVNSDSATTNLVTGTFKATRLANGHSVETNGEGELLFLISHRFGTLNSGAYEFFGLDQAIIRLGLEYGLTDRLTVGIGRSSLEKTFDGFLKYKLLQQQEGAGRVMPLTLTIFTSTAVRSLRWPEGEHNFDFEHRLTYTYQALLARKFSDRLSLQLSPTLVHRNLVLTRTEENNVYALGVGGRIKLTSRTSINAEYYYLLSDQTREDFRNALSLGFDIETGGHVFQLILTNAQGMVEKFFVPQNTGYWSNGDIYFGFNISRVFDLKEEKQW